A window of the Eretmochelys imbricata isolate rEreImb1 chromosome 7, rEreImb1.hap1, whole genome shotgun sequence genome harbors these coding sequences:
- the KLHDC8B gene encoding kelch domain-containing protein 8B, whose product MPVPAMAAATARSFFWEVFPPMPTCRVYCSPAYQDGHLFVAGGCGQAGLPLDTVEMLDVLSQKWTVLPPLLTPRAGAAAVAVGKQVLVMGGMDSRQSPLASVEVFNTDEGKWEKAAALAQPSMGVSAIERDGLVYALGGMGADTSPQALVRVYEPATAHWQLLPSMPTPCYGASAFLQGNKIFLLGGRQGKLPVTAFEAFDLETRSWTRYPSVPSRRAFASCAMADGCFFSLGGLQQPGPHNFYSRPHFVNTVEMFEPEQGAWSKLGRAVRMREKRADFVAGCLGGRVVVAGGLGNQSFPLGSVEGFSIPRKKWELLPPMPTGRCSCSSYQAPSLLFVIGGVAQGPSGAVEALCLREGA is encoded by the exons ATGCCGGTTCCCGCTATGGCAGCCGCCACTGCCAGGTCTTTCTTCTGGGAGGTCTTCCCTCCCATGCCCACCTGCCGGGTGTACTGCAGCCCTGCGTACCAGGACGGGCACCTCTTCGTGGCGGGGGGCTGTGGCCAGGCGGGGCTGCCCCTGGACACCGTGGAGATGCTGGACGTGCTTTCCCAGAAGTGGACGGTGCTCCCTCCACTCCTCACACCCCGGGCCGGGGCAGCTGCTGTGGCCGTGGGGAAGCAGGTCCTGGTGATGGGGGGCATGGATTCCAgacagagccccctggcctccGTCGAAGTCTTCAACACAGATGAGGGCAAGTGGGAGAAGGCGGCGGCCCTGGCCCAGCCATCCATGGGCGTCTCTGCCATCGAGAGAG ATGGTTTGGTCTATGCTCTTGGGGGCATGGGCGCAGACACCTCTCCTCAGGCGCTAGTGCGGGTCTATGAGCCAGCGACCGCCCACTGGCAGCTTCTGCCCTCCATGCCCACCCCCTGCTATGGGGCATCTGCCTTCCTGCAGGGCAACAAGATCTTCCTCCTGG gcgGGAGGCAGGGCAAGCTGCCTGTCACTGCCTTTGAGGCCTTCGACCTGGAGACAAGGAGCTGGACACGCTATCCCAGCGTCCCCAGCCGGCGGGCCTTTGCCAGCTGCGCCATGGCCGACGGCTGCTTCTTCAGCCTCGGGGGCCTGCAGCAACCGGGACCCCACAACTTCTACTCCCGGCCCCACTTTGTCAACACGGTGGAGATGTTTGAGCCGGAGCAGG GGGCCTGGAGCAAGCTGGGCCGCGCCGTGCGCATGCGGGAGAAGAGAGCTGACTTTGTGGCAGGCTGCCTCGGCGGGCGAGTGGTGGTGGCCGGAGGCCTCG GGAACCAGTCATTCCCCCTGGGCTCAGTGGAAGGATTTAGCATACCAAGGAAGAAGTGGGAGCTGCTGCCCCCCATGCCCACTGGTCGTTGCTCCTGCTCCAGCTACCAGGCCCCAAGCCTGCTGTTTGTGATCGGAGGGGTGGCGCAGGGCCCCAGCGGCGCAGTCGAGGCTCTCTGCCTGCGGGAAGGGGCCTGA